The bacterium nucleotide sequence ACAAAACTCTTGACAAGATATTTTTAAAGGTATATATTGAAAATGGAAATCGTTTCCAATAAGGAGTAACATTTTATGCCGATGTCTCGTGGCTTTAGCCCAATGTGGTGGCATGGAAGATTTAGAGGGTACGGTTATAGGGTAACTGTACCAAGAGAAGCTATACTTGATATGCTCTCCAAATCTGATAAGCATTTGAGCGCAGAAGATATATACATGAAAGTCCACACTCGTTATCCTGCTATAGGATTGACAACAATTTACAGAACTTTGGAGCTTTTGATTAATATGGGCTTGATATTTAAATTTGATTTTGGAGATGGCAGGGCAAGATATGAATTGGCAGAAGGTCCTAGAGGAAGAAAACACCACCATCATTTAATATGTACAA carries:
- a CDS encoding Fur family transcriptional regulator; translated protein: MPMSRGFSPMWWHGRFRGYGYRVTVPREAILDMLSKSDKHLSAEDIYMKVHTRYPAIGLTTIYRTLELLINMGLIFKFDFGDGRARYELAEGPRGRKHHHHLICTNCNRVIDYTDFIDDEIELLERTEKELSKKYNFKITNHLIQFYGLCEKCQKKRR